One Peptostreptococcus equinus genomic window carries:
- the folK gene encoding 2-amino-4-hydroxy-6-hydroxymethyldihydropteridine diphosphokinase has protein sequence MDTIKVSGIEFFAYHGVFESEKQIGQLFYIDCQYDLREIVDKDNIENTVSYADVTNEIVEYCTNNQFDLLESLVNNLTLHLLTTFAMIKSIEITVHKPNAPISTPFSDVSVTRKRMRNIAYLGLGSNLGDKKAYLDFACQNLMESSYINEIAISKYIETKPYGVLDQPNFMNAAAKIETIYDPYELLYFCKSVEEASGRERKRHWGERTLDIDILLFNNQVIFDEKLKIPHPEMHIRDFVLEPLKDIEPYLIHPIKGENVSELLYKLKANSNK, from the coding sequence ATGGATACAATCAAAGTAAGCGGTATAGAATTTTTTGCTTATCATGGTGTATTTGAAAGTGAAAAACAGATAGGCCAATTATTTTATATAGATTGTCAATATGACTTAAGAGAAATTGTAGATAAGGATAATATAGAAAATACAGTTAGTTATGCTGATGTTACAAATGAGATAGTAGAGTATTGTACAAATAATCAGTTTGATTTATTGGAAAGTCTAGTGAATAACTTGACTTTACATTTATTAACTACATTTGCAATGATTAAATCCATTGAAATAACTGTTCATAAACCAAATGCACCAATATCGACACCTTTTTCTGATGTAAGTGTTACTAGAAAAAGAATGAGAAATATTGCGTATTTGGGTCTAGGATCAAATTTAGGCGATAAAAAAGCATATTTAGATTTTGCTTGTCAAAACCTGATGGAATCATCATATATTAATGAGATAGCTATTTCAAAGTATATTGAAACAAAACCGTATGGTGTTCTTGATCAGCCTAATTTCATGAATGCTGCTGCAAAAATAGAAACCATATATGATCCTTATGAACTATTATACTTTTGTAAAAGTGTAGAAGAGGCATCTGGAAGAGAAAGAAAAAGACACTGGGGGGAAAGAACCTTGGATATAGATATACTATTGTTTAATAATCAAGTAATCTTTGATGAAAAATTAAAGATTCCCCATCCAGAAATGCATATTAGAGATTTCGTACTTGAGCCTTTAAAGGATATAGAGCCATATTTAATACATCCAATCAAGGGTGAAAATGTATCTGAATTACTTTATAAATTAAAGGCAAACTCTAATAAGTAA